One window from the genome of Epinephelus fuscoguttatus linkage group LG3, E.fuscoguttatus.final_Chr_v1 encodes:
- the tmem176 gene encoding transmembrane protein 176 yields MAVAVSRDLTVQVLQDTNAAKLNDTQQALRAAIQRGEPKSLGVSQIMLGLMIMSYSIPLHLTEITEVVRLGVPWWSGLTFMTAGVIAVILDKRCTMRTLWVCLIVSMVSTVLSVVALIIYSVDMHKNPDVPCIKTEHDTCPEIHYATKLSRGLKTSLLVFSLAEAVISAILSFLLFRQRHSFGQYTSLDQAASSSSTMIKSPNLN; encoded by the exons ATGGCAGTGGCAGTCTCTAGGGATCTGACGGTCCAGGTGCTGCAGGACACCAACGCTGCCAAGCTGAATGATACACAGCAGGCTCTGCGCGCTGCTATCCAGAGAGGAGAGCCCAAATCTTTGGGG gtgagtCAGATTATGCTGGGGCTGATGATCATGTCCTACTCCATCCCTCTTCACTTGACCGAGATCACTGAGGTGGTCCGCTTGGGAGTTCCTTGGTGGAGCGGGCTGAcg TTCATGACAGCAGGAGTGATTGCAGTCATCTTGGACAAACGCTGCACCATGAGGACT ctgtgggtgtgtttgataGTGAGCATGGTGTCCACTGTGCTGTCAGTGGTGGCTTTAATCATCTACTCTGTGGACATGCACAAAAATCCCGATGTACCCTGCATCAAGACGGAGCATGACACCTGTCCCGAAATACACTACGCCACG AAGCTGAGCAGAGGATTGAAGACATCCCTCCTTGTCTTCAGTCTGGCAGAGGCAGTCATCTCTGCTATTCTAAGCTTCCTTCTCTTCAGGCAGAGACACAGCTTCGGACAGTACACT TCTCTCGATCAAGCTGCTTCATCAAGTTCCACAATGATCAAATCCCCCAACCTGAACTGA
- the tmem109 gene encoding transmembrane protein 109, whose protein sequence is MFSHSNQRAFSGVFVFSALLLSVSGEKVLESRSGMIQEIRTAFADLAGEGRAYLGRLAGEQTVLSVQKAFSQVLGVVAGSLSGFLNVLLEYVSQFLQAAGIKGGLPFSKVTPEGLIFVARWILVFLIGYWLISFIFRLIASTLRQAMWLLKVVLALGGFALILSDHNVGTETMAIRLAVLVCVCVLLGVGTSKVNPADKTAHLEEQVKVLERRLREMERWRRTEE, encoded by the exons ATGTTTTCCCATTCAAATCAAAGAGCTTTCAGCGGCGTATTTGTGTTTAGCGCcttgctgctgtctgtgtcgGGGGAGAAAGTGTTAGAAAGTCGCTCCGGGATGATCCAGGAGATCCGGACAGCTTTCGCTGACCTGGCCGGGGAAGGAAGGGCTTACCTGGGCAGGCTGGCCGGGGAGCAGACGGTGCTCTCTGTGCAGAAG gcTTTCTCTCAGGTCCTGGGTGTTGTGGCAGGAAGTTTGTCCGGGTTTCTGAACGTGCTCTTGGAGTATGTCTCACAGTTCCTGCAGGCTGCTGGAATCAAAG GTGGTCTTCCCTTCAGCAAAGTGACCCCAGAGGGGCTCATCTTCGTTGCCCGGTGGATTCTCGTGTTCCTCATCGGCTACTGGCTGATCTCCTTCATCTTCCGACTGATTGCCTCCACTCTGAGACAGGCTATGTGGCTGCTGAAAGTGGTCCTGGCTTTAGGTGGTTTCGCACTCATCCTGAGTGACCACAACGTGGGCACAGAAACCATGGCGATTCGATTGGCTGTCCTGGTGTGCGTCTGCGTGCTATTGGGCGTCGGGACTTCGAAGGTCAATCCAGCTGATAAAACCGCACACCTGGAGGAGCAGGTGAAGGTCCTGGAGAGACGGCtgagggagatggagaggtggaggaggacggAGGAGTGA